One Leopardus geoffroyi isolate Oge1 chromosome B1, O.geoffroyi_Oge1_pat1.0, whole genome shotgun sequence DNA window includes the following coding sequences:
- the UTP3 gene encoding something about silencing protein 10, whose product MVGRSRRRGAAKWAAMRAKAGPGPADENEDDLELPPSPGDSSYYQDKVDDFHEARSRAVLSKGWSEMESGDEEEDGDEEEEVLALDIADEDDEDGESAEEEEDDDDDGGSSVQSEAEASVDPSLSWGQRKKLYYDTDYGSKPRNRQSQQEVEEEEREEEEEAQLIQRRLAQGLQEDDFGVTWVEAFAKPVRQVDEAETRVVKDLAKVSVKEKLKMLRKESPELLELIEDLKVKLTEVKDELEPLLQLVEQGIIPSGKGSQYLRTKYNLYLNYCSNISFYLILKARRVPAHGHPVIERLVTYRNLINKLSVVDQKLSSEIRHLLTLKDDAGKKELSLKVKSTKAKPKSVSETAAAAASAVTDISDDSDFDEEAALKYYREIDKQKLKRKKEENSTEEQALEDKNAKRAITYQIAKNRGLTPRRKKIDRNPRVKHREKFRRAKIRRRGQVREVRREEQRYSGELSGIRAGVKKSIKLK is encoded by the coding sequence ATGGTGGGGAGATCGCGGCGGCGCGGAGCGGCCAAGTGGGCAGCTATGCGAGCCAAGGCAGGTCCCGGCCCAGCGGACGAAAATGAAGACGATTTAGAATTGCCACCGTCGCCAGGGGACTCCAGCTACTATCAAGACAAGGTAGATGATTTCCATGAGGCCCGATCTCGGGCCGTCTTGTCTAAAGGCTGGAGCGAAATGGAGAGTGGGGACGAGGAGGAGGATGgcgatgaggaggaggaggttcTAGCCCTAGATATTGCTGATGAGGACGATGAAGATGGAGAGAGtgcggaggaggaggaagatgatgatgatgatggtgggaGCTCCGTGCAGAGTGAGGCCGAGGCATCTGTGGATCCCAGTTTGTCGTGGGGTCAGAGGAAAAAACTTTACTATGACACAGACTACGGTTCCAAGCCCCGAAACCGACAAAGTCAACAAGAagtagaggaggaggaaagagaggaggaagaagaagcaCAGCTCATACAGCGGCGCCTTGCCCAAGGCCTGCAAGAGGATGATTTTGGGGTGACCTGGGTAGAGGCCTTTGCAAAACCTGTACGTCAAGTAGATGAGGCTGAGACCCGGGTCGTGAAGGATCTGGCGAAAGTTTCAGTGAAAGAGAAGCTGAAGATGCTGCGGAAAGAATCACCAGAGCTCTTGGAACTGATAGAAGACCTGAAAGTTAAGTTGACAGAGGTGAAGGATGAGCTGGAGCCATTGCTACAGTTGGTGGAGCAAGGGATCATTCCATCTGGAAAAGGAAGCCAATACCTGAGGACCAAGTACAATCTCTATTTGAACTACTGCTCCAACATCAGTTTTTATTTGATCCTGAAAGCCAGGAGAGTCCCTGCACATGGACATCCTGTCATAGAAAGGCTTGTTACCTACCGAAATTTGATCAACAAGTTGTCGGTTGTAGATCAGAAGCTGTCTTCTGAAATTCGTCATCTACTCACACTTAAGGATGATGCTGGAAAGAAAGAACTGagtttaaaagtaaaatccaCCAAGGCCAAGCCAAAATCTGTTTCAGagactgctgctgctgctgcctctgcAGTTACAGATATTTCTGATGATTCTGATTTTGATGAAGAAGCTGCACTGAAATACTATAGAGAAATAGACAAGCAAaagttgaagagaaagaaagaagaaaatagcacTGAAGAACAGGCTCTTGAAGATAAAAATGCAAAGAGAGCCATTACTTATCAGATTGCTAAAAATAGGGGACTTACACCTAGGAGAAAGAAGATTGATCGGAATCCTAGAGTCAAACACCGGGAGAAGTTCAGAAGAGCCAAAATTCGCAGAAGAGGCCAAGTTCGTGAAGTTCGTAGAGAAGAGCAGCGTTATAGTGGTGAACTCTCTGGCATTCGTGCAGGAGTTAAAAAGAGCATTAAGCTTAAATAA